GTCAACATGCCCAGCCAACACAACTCCTCTACTACCAAAGACCTGGCAGCAATCCTGGCAAGCCGTTTAGGCTGTCCCTATACCGTAATCCCGATTCAGGAAGCGGTGGACTTAACCACCCGGCAAATTCACCAAGCCGAGCTGAAGGCAACGGGGCAATTCCAATCACTGACCCTAAGTCCTTTCATGCTGGAAAATGTTCAGGCCCGGGACCGTTCTTCCCGTATTTTGGCGGCTCTGGCAGCTGCATTTGGCGGCGGGTTTACCTGCAACGCCAATAAATCCGAACTAACGGTAGGCTATGCCACCCTGTACGGCGACCAGAGCGGCTGCCTGGCAGCGCTGGCCGACCTGTGGAAGCATCAGGTTTACGCGCTGGCCCAATATTTTAATGAAGAGGTCTACCGGGATGAGATTATTCCCCGGGGAATCTTCACGCTGCCGCCCAGCGCCGAACTCTCGCCGGATCACGCTGTGGACGAGGGCAAAGGGGACCCGATCATCTATCCGTATCACGATTATCTGTTCCGAGCCTTTGTGGAGCGTTGGGACAGAGCAACGCCGGAAGATCTCCTGACTTGGTATCTGGCCGGAACGCTGGAGACCGAGATCGGCTGCCAGTCCGGTCTGTCTCAACGCCTTTTCCCCGGTCCGGCCGAATTCATCACGGATTTAGAACGCTGGTGGAAACTCTACACCGGCATGGCAGTGGCCAAACGCATCCAGGCGCCGCCGGTACTGGCCGTCAGCCGGCGGGTATTCGGTTTTGACCACCGGGAAGCCCAAAACGGCTCCTACTTTACCGCTAAGTACCTCGAACTAAAAAAACAACTACTAGGATAAATACAGGAGGAATTTATGTACTTTGACGATGCGGAAGGCATGGTCTTTCGCCCTCCCAGTGAGGCTAATAGTTTTATCCTGCGGGTAACCGTCGGCTGTTCCCATAACCGCTGCGCCTTCTGCAGCATGTACCGGGATGTTAAATTCCGGATACGCCCCCTGGAAGAAATCATCCCCCTCATCCGCCTGGCGGCCAGACAAGCCCCTCTCTTGCGGCGGGTATTCCTGGCCGACGGCAATGCAATGGTGCTCAGAACCGAAACCCTGCTGACCATCATGCAGGAGCTGCGGCAAGCCTTTCCCAAGCTGTCGCGCATCACTTGCTATGGAGGGCCCAAGGATATCCTGCGTAAAACGCCGGAAGAACTCTCTGCTTTGCGGGAAGCCGGTTTACAGATTATATACCTGGGAATCGAAAGCGGCGATGATCAGGTGCTAGCCCTGGCGGATAAAGGAGTCACAGGAGCTGAAATGGCGGAAGCCGGACAAAAAGTGCTGGCAGCCGGACTAAAACTCTCGGCGATGGTCATCCTGGGGCTGGGCGGCAAAGAACTTTCCCATCAGCATGCCGTCCATACCGGCCAGGTCATCAGCCAAATCAATCCTACGATGCTAAGCGCCCTGACCCTGATGCTCCACGAGGGAACCCCGCTGCGCTCCCTGGTGGAGCAAGGCCGGTTTCAACCCCTTTCCCCCTATGAAATCATCCTGGAGTTAAAAACCATGCTGGAACATACCCACCTCACCAAGCCCTCCCTGTTCCGCTGCAACCACGCTTCCAACCTGGTCCCCTTGTCCGGAACCCTGCCTCAAGACAAAAAAAAACTGCTGCAGGACCTGGAATGGCTGGAAACCGCCTACAAAAACAAAAATAATCCCATGCTCAACGACACAGGATTATTTTAAAAGCATACAGATGAGTTTTGCAACGGTCTCCTAGGGGCCTGTTGCAAAACTCATCTGCAGCCTCGACTCTGAGACCGTTCAAAACGAGTCAGATGCTAGGTAAGAGCAACGCCTGTGTTGCCATACTGAAGAATTTAGGTGACTTTTCGGCTTATGAGATAACATCCGCTACTACCGGTATCCCGAGAAGTCACATATTCTGATAGCACGACGAGGACGCCCGCGCAGACAGTACGTTCGGGAGGGTACGGCAATGCTGGAAAGATGCGCAGCATCGTGAAAGCTGGAAGAAAGCAGTCCCTTTTCGGGTATTTTAGATCAAAGTAACCAGTCAACACGAATCCGAAAAGGGGCGCTTTCTGAACAGCGCGCGCCCGCAGGAGTAACGACGCAGACGGCCCGTTTTCAACGGTCCCCTAGCGGCGGAAAAACCAGATAACCATACCAATCATCATCAGTAAAACGGCCAACGGCAAAGCCACAAAGAGAATAAACAGGAAAAACACCGCAATCAGCAATTTCGACAGCAGTCCTCCGCCACCCAGGCTCACCTGCTCTACATATATCCTGCCGAATCCAGGTCGGTCATACTGTTGCCGGTCATCATCGGAACGGTCGCTTTGGTCAATGGTGATACCGTCAAAATCGTCTTTTTCGGCACGGGATAAGACTGTCACCCGGGAGGCATCACGCGTATCCCGGCCGCAAACCGGACAGACCTCTTCGTCATATTCGTTGCCACAGACGTTACAACGCATTTTCAGCGTACCTCCTGTATAAAAATGATCTTATGACATATAAAGCAGCAGTAAAAATCCTTCCTCATTTAAATATCTGGCATCATGCACATCAAGTTCCAGGATATCCTCAATTTTACCGCGACTGGCATAAATGCCGGACGTGGATATGCCGGCATCCTGTGCCAGTTCTTCCATCGATGCATTAAACAGCGAGTTCAGCAAAGAAAAGGTATAGACAACCGCAGCCGCCCAAACAGCCGGTTTGCGGACCTGGGTCTCCCGCCGCTGGCAGTAATCGGACCACATCTTTTCCGCTAACCGGATATCATGCAGCGAAAAGCCGTATTTCGGCATCATCCTCTGCAAAACTTCCACAACCGCCGGCTGCGGTTCTCTTTTTTTCTCAACAGACGGATACTGCTGTCTGGCGTGAAGCGGAGTGACATTGACGGTAGACACGGTTGTCAGTACATGCATGGTATGGCGCACAGCGATGGAGTGTCTCCGGAAAAACTCTTTCCAACTGGCATCGGGCTGCTGCACCGTGAATATTTCTCGCTGCCGTGAAATTTCTTGCTTAATGCGCCGGCGCAAATTCGGACTGATATCCACGCTGGCCACATAGTTAGCCATAATCGTTCCATGGGAAAAAATATGGCCAAAAAACAAAAGCCGCTTCATCATTTTATTATCAACGGCCGGATAAGGCATTTCAAACACCTCATCCGTAAATAGATTTACGCATTCAACCCAGTCCTGATTGACGATTTTATTGATATAAAACACGGAAAACTCGGCCTGAACCAAATCCCGCAGTACAGCCCGCTCTTCACCGGATAATTTCTCCTGGCTCTGACAAAAATGATCAACCGGAGAACGATCATCGGCAATAAGATGATAATCAAAAAGAAAATAATCCCAAAACCCCATCCAAAATTCTTCAAAATTCTCCTGATGCGGCGAGGGAATAGTATTGGCCGGGCCTACATATAAAAACAAGGCCCGGTGAAAATCCTCATCAAATACGTTTTTCTGAAAATAACCGGCTAGCTTATTCATGAGCCTTTCCACAATATCCGCGAATATGCTGGCTTCATCGTCCAGCATCATTGCCGTCCGGGGGCCCAGAGAATGAGTCCACTCGTGTTTTAAGCGTTCCAGTTCATCATCATCCAGATGATGCTTTAAGAGTCTCAGCCGCTTGCCGCCGGCTATTTCTTTCGCTGCCAGCTGCAAATCTTCAGCCGTGTGGAGCAGGCGCCTGCCAATTAAATACTGAAAAAATTCTTCCAGTACGCCAAATATACGCCTGACTGATTGGAGAGTGATCTTAAAAGAAGTAGCATGTCCCGCCCATTCAATGAAAATGCTGTATTCCGGGCCAGAAATTTCCTCCAGAGTTTCATGCTCGGTTACCGCTAAATACTGAATCAACAGTTGTAACTGGTCCCAAATCTCACTCAGTTCTTTATCGGTGCTGCCCTGCCAAGCCTTTTGCCGGAGAAAGCCCTCCACCCATTCCTGAGTGATAACCAGGTTTCCACCCAACTCATGAGAAAAAAAATAAGAAACTTTATCATAAACATTTTTCATTCCGCTGCAAAAATCTCCTGTTATCTTGTTAATCTGGCTGCGACGAAGACTGGATAACCGGCAAAACAAATAATATTGTCTATTATACCATTTTTTCAGTCTGCAGAATAGATAGAGAAAAAATGATCAGGCATCCTCCCGAGGACGCCTGATCATTTTTCTTATATTACTTCTTTTTACCGGCTTCAATAATCGGACCTAACTCTTTTACGTCATTTTCCAGGAATGTTTTATAGGCAACGGCGTCTTTATAGTCAATGCCTAAGAACGATTTATTCATGAAATCAACAAACTTAGGATCTTGTACGGCTTTAGCCGCGGCATCTTCCAGAACTTTAACCACCGCATCCGGCGTGCCGGGAGGAACGGCAATACCACGATAAGTGCAGGTCACGGCGTCAATGCCTTTTTCTTTCAGCGTGGGGACGTCTTTCAGGCCGTCAAAGCGTTTGTCGGCCATAACCGCCAGCGGCCGCAGTTTTCCGTCATCAATTTGCGCCTTGACTTCGCCTGGTCCATAAATACCGAATTCAGCACCGCCGACAAGAATTTCAGTGATAGCCGGAGCAGCGCCGGCGAAAGGAATAGTAACAAATTCAACCCCAGTTGCCTCGGTAAACTGAATGGCATAGAAATTCGGCGTTACCGAAGCGGCAAAATTCAGTTGGTTCGGATTGGCTTTCAAACCGGCCAGTAAATCTTCAATGGTTTGGTACTTCGAACCGGTGGACACAACAATAACGGCCGGATCGGTGTTCACATTGGCAATCAGGCGGAAATCAGAAATTTTAAAAGGAGCCTGTCCCTGGAGAGGCAGAGAAACTACTTCCCGGGTAATCATAGTCAGGGTATAGCCGTCCGTTTTAGCCTTCAGGCCTTCAAACATGCCGACAGCACCGCCGCCGCCGGTTTTATTCACGACCACAACATCTTGATTCAAAATACCTTTCAGCGTCTCGGCAAAGGCCCGGCCTACCGCATCCGTGCCGCCGCCGGCTGCAAAAGGTATAATCAGTTTAATGGGTTTGGCCGGATATTTCACTTCTTCCTTTTTCGCTGTCTGCGAGCCGCCGCATCCCGCAACCACCAAGCTGACAATCAGCATGACGGCGACAAAAAATGTAAGCCATTTTCTCATATTCGCGTCCCCCTATTCCCATTAACTTCATACTTTATTGTTTATCCTACTATAATCCAAATAGCATTTCAACCTTCGTCTGCCGTAGAAACAGCAGGGGTTACTGCCGTGCACCCCGAATTGCCTCAGTAGAATCACACTTATCTGGAGGGTAAAAACATGGAAGTCATCAAATCAGTGGCATATTTTTTGATTGCCGGCTTATTTGAAATCGGCGGCGGCTACTTAATGTGGCTTTGGCTGCGGGAGGGGAAAGGTTACCACTACGGAGTGGTCGGCGCTCTCATTCTGGTCCTTTACGGCATAGTGCCGACTCTGCAGCCTGCCAATTTTGGCCGCGTTTATGCAGCTTACGGCGGTATTTTTATCGTTCTTTCCCTGTTGTGGGGATGGAAAGTGGATCATGTACTGCCTGACAGGTTCGACGTTATCGGCGGCTTTATCGCCTTGATCGGCGTCCTCATTATTATGTACTGGCCCAGAAGCTGATTACACGTCCTGGAAGAAATCACCGGTAAAATATTTACTGTAAATCGTGCTGTAGCCGTTTTATTCCTCCTGAAAATCGCATATTGGTATGAGGAACGGAGGTAACGGCTATGCGCGTTCTCATGCTGATTCTGATTGGCATCGGGCTGCTGTTAAGCGGGTTATTTTGCATGCGTTTCGGTCTCAAGCAAATGCTTTCCCATAAAATAAAGCATTATTTTCAACAAGTAACTGTGACCCCCTGGCGCGGGCTGCTGGTCGGCACAGCAGCTGCGGCAATCATGCAAAGCAGCACAGCAGTGTCACTCATTACCATCGGTTTGGTCGGCGCCGAATATCTGACCTTCTACCAAAGCCTGGGCGTTATTCTGGGAGCCAACATCGGAACCTGCACCACTGTACAATTAATGACTCTGTCCATTTCCAGAAAATTTCTTTTCCCTTTTCTGATCTTTTGCATCATCATCATGCTGGCACTTAGAAAATTAAGGTATCCGGCGCTGTCTGTGGCCGGATTAGGGTTCATCCTGCTGGGATTGGATTTTTTGTCGATAGCAGTAAATGAAATGATCCGGATCGACAGTATCATTCTGGATTTATTAACGAAGTATCATCGTAATCCCCTATACGGAATTGCTGCAGGCGTCATTATCACCCTTATATTTCAGTCAAGCAGTGCCGCTACCGGCGTACTGATCGTGCTGGCGGAAAGGGGCCTGATCGATATGACGACCGCTGCCTATATTGTTTACGGCAATAATATCGGTTCCTGCATATCTTCGGTAATAGTGGGGGCAGCCGCTCCCCTGGCTGCGAAGCGAGTAGCAGCGGCCCATATTGTGCTAAATATCCTGGGTGTTATGATATTTTTACCGGTCACTCATTTATTGACCCTGTCCGCCGCGTATCTGGTCCCGGATTTTCCCGGGCAGATTGCCCTGATACACGCATTGTTCAACATCCTGAGTTCTCTGATCGTGCTGCCGTTCATCCGGCAATACGCTGATTTCATTGCATCTTTAATACCAAAATAAAAGGCTTGCTACCTTACTGCTGTTTCTCTTAACGCATCAAGCGCCAGATTCAGCTCCAGCACGTTGATACGGGGTTCGCCGAAAATGCCCCACTGCCTTCCTTCCACATGCCGATCTACCAATTGTCGCACGGCGTCAACAGTCAAGTCCCGTACTCGGGCTACCCGTTCAACCTGAATATAGGCGGCAGCAGGCGTAATATGGGGATCAAGACCGCTGCCCGAGGCCAGCGCCAAGTCGGAAGGCACTCCGGCCCCTTCGGGTAACCCGTTTTCTTCACGTACGTTTTGCGCCTTGCCTTTCACCGCATCCATCAGATTCTGATTGGTTGGCCCCAGGTTAGAGCCGGAAGAGTTGGCCCCATCATAGCCATCCTTGCCAGCCGTTGATGGCCGACTGTGGAAATATTTTGGACTGGTAAAATTTTGGCCAATCAATTCGGAGCCTATCGACACTCCATCCCGGACAATAACCGATCCGTTAGCCTGATCGGGAAATACCGTCTGCGCCACACCGGTCATCACTAATGGATAAATCAACCCGGTTATAATGGTTAGTGCGACAAGTATTACCGCCGCACTTAAAGTTTGTCGGAACAACTTTTTCAACACCCTTTCTTTCTATTTTGCAACAATGCTCTCTCGCACTGTTGCCCTTACTAGACCAAACTAAGCGCTACAATCATCAAATCGATCAGTTTGATGCCAATAAACGGGACGATGATGCCTCCCATCCCGTATATCAGAATATTGCGCTTGAGCAGCACCTCGGCTCCTACCGGCCGGTACTGAACCCCGCGCAGGGCCAGCGGTATCAAGACGATAATAATCAGCGCATTAAAAATAACTGCGCTTAAAACCGCACTTTCCGGAGTGGCCAGGGCCATGACATTGAACACGTTCAGCACCGGGAAAGCATCGGCAAACATGGCGGGAATAATCGCAAAATATTTGGCTACGTCATTGGCCACGCTGAATGTGGTCAGGGAACCGCGGGTAATTAAAAGCTGCTTGCCGATCTCCACCACTTCAATCAGTTTGGTGGGATTGCTGTCCAAATCGACCATATTGCCGGCTTCTTTAGCAGCCTGAGTACCGCTGTTCATAGCCACGCCCACATCGGCCTGGGCCAGTGCCGGCGCATCATTGGTGCCGTCGCCGGTCATAGCCACCAGCATTCCCCTTTCCTGATACTCGCGGATTAAGCGCAGCTTATCCTCCGGTGTTGCTTCGGCCAAAAAGTCGTCGACACCGGCCTCAGCGGCGATAGCCGCTGCCGTCAGAGGATTATCACCGGTAATCATGACCGTTTTAATTCCCATCTGCCTGAGATCCCGGAACCGTTCCTTAATGCCGCCCTTCACGATATCTTTCAGATAAATGGCGCCAAGTACGCGCACTCCTTCCGCCACGACAAGGGGCGTCCCGCCGCTCCTGGCAATCGTCTCGCAAGCTTTGTCAACGGCAGCGGAAAATACCCCGCCCCGCTCCTGGGTATATTTTTTGATGGCATCCACCGCACCTTTGCGGATCTCCCGGCCTTCTACATTCACGCCGCTCATGCTGGTCTGCGCCGTAAACGGGACAAACCTTGCTTCCATGGCTATTAAATTTCGTTCCCGCAGATTGTACTTTTCCTTAGCCAATACCACGATGCTCCGCCCCTCTGGTGTCTCATCGGCCAGCGAGGCAAGCTGAGCCGCATCGGCCAGCTGCTCCGGACTGACGCCGGGAGCCGGGATAAACTCGGTCGCCATGCGGTTGCCCAGCGTAATGGTGCCGGTCTTATCCAGGAACAGTGCATCCACATCGCCGGCAGCTTCCACCGCCCGTCCGGACATGGCCAGCACATTGCGCTTGAGCAGCCGGTCCATACCAGCGATGCCGATGGCGGAAAGCAGTCCGCCAATGGTCGTGGGAATCAGGCAGACCAGCAAGGCGATCAAAACCGTGACCGGTATGCTGATCCCGGAATAAATCCCAAAAGGCACCAGCGTAGCCACGGCGAACAGAAAGATCAGGGTTAAGCCAATCAGCAGAATCGTCAGGGCAATTTCATTGGGCGTTTTTTCCGTTTGGCCCCTTCTACCAGTGAAATCATCCGGTCGAGAAAAGTTTCGCCGGGATTAGCTGTAATCCGGATTTTAATCCAGTCGGACAGCACCCTGGTACCGCCGGTAACCGAAGACTTATCGCCGCCCGATTCGCGGATGACCGACGCCGATTCTCCCGTCACGGCGCTTTCATCTACCGACGCCATGCCTTCGATGATTTCGCCGTCGCCGGGAATAAACTCCCCGACTTCCACCAGCACCACATCGCCCTTGCGCAGTTCAACCGCATCTACCAAGGTCGTCCTGCCGCTGACAACCTTTTTGGCCTTAGTCTGGCTGCGGGTACTGCGCAAGGCATTGGCCTGCGCCTTACCCCGGCCTTCAGCAACCGCTTCGGCGAAGTTGGCGAACAAAACGGTAAACCATAGCCACAGTGTGATCTGCAGGGTAAAGAAGGCCGGCTGCCCCACTACCTGCACAAAATCGCGCACAGTAAACCATGTTGTGATAATCGCCCCGATATACACGATGAACATGATCGGGTTGCGCAATTGTGTGCGCGGGTCTAATTTGCGGCAGGCATCGCGTACGGCAGTTCCCATGATCTCTTTATTAAAACTGCTGTGAGTGTTCATTTTCCATTCGCCCCTTTTAAAACGTAGTCCCATGCAGCATCAGCAAGTGCTCGGCAATCGGCCCTAAAGTCAGTACCGGCAAAAAGGTTAAAGCACCGACAATGAGGATGACGCCGGCTAAGAGCGCCACAAACAGCCAGCCGGTGGTGGGGAAAGTGCCGGGACCGGGAGGGGAGATCTTCTTTTCCGCCATGTCGCCGGCAAGGGCCAGGACAGGAAGGATGACACCGAAACGGCCGATCAGCATCCCCATGGCCAGCATTAAATTATAAAAAGGGGTATTGGCGCTTAAGCCGCCAAAAGCGCTGCCGTTATTGCCTGCAGCAGAAGCGAACGCGTACGTGATCTCGCTCAGGCCATGCGGTCCGGGATTGAGAACAGAGGATATTCCCAGGTCCGTTGCTGCAGCAACGGCACTGCTGGTCAGTATGGAAACTGCAGGGAGTAATATTCCAAGCGTAGCCATCCGAATCTCGCGGGCTTCAATTTTTTTACCAAGGTATTCCGGCGTCCGGCCAACAAGCAGGCCAACGATAAACATGCTCAGGATGATATACAGCAGGATGCCGTAAAACCCGGCGCTAACACCGCCGAAAATGACTTCCCCAAGTTGCATCTGCAATAAGGGGAAGAGGCCGCCTAGCGGTGTGAAGCTGTCATGCATGGCATTAACCGCACCGCAGGAGGCCGCCGTTGTCACGGTGGCAAACAAGACTGAACCGCCAACGCCAAACCGAACTTCCTTGCCTTCCATTGCCGTGGGACCGTCCAGGCCCAAACCGGCCAGGATGAGATTGCCGTTCAGCTCACTGAGGTAGGTGCCGGCCAGCATCAGGGCAAACAGCAGCACCATCGTCGCCAATATGGTATATCCCTGCCGCTGTCCGGCCATCCGGCCAAAAGTCAGCACCAGTGCGGCGGGAATGAGGAAAATGCCTGTCACCTGCAGAAAGTTGGTGAACGGCGTGGGGTTCTCAAAGGGATGAGCGGAATTGGCGTTAAAGAAGCCGCCGCCATTGGTTCCCAATAATTTCGGGGCCTCCTGGGAAGCCACCGGCCCCATTGCCAGCGTTTGTTCAGTCCCTTCCAGTGTTTGCAGCGTCAGATAAGGCGATAAATTTTGTATAGCCCCTTGTTGCACGAAAATCAGCGTAAATACGATGGATAAAGGCAACAATACACGAAATATGCTGCGCACCAGATCGACCCAGAAGTTGCCGATCGTCGAAGCCGCCTTACGGGTTAAGCCCCGGATCAGGGCTATCGCCACTGCCACACCCACGGCTGCTGAAACAAAATTTTGTACCGTGAGCGCCGTCATTTGA
This genomic interval from Acetonema longum DSM 6540 contains the following:
- a CDS encoding radical SAM protein, coding for MYFDDAEGMVFRPPSEANSFILRVTVGCSHNRCAFCSMYRDVKFRIRPLEEIIPLIRLAARQAPLLRRVFLADGNAMVLRTETLLTIMQELRQAFPKLSRITCYGGPKDILRKTPEELSALREAGLQIIYLGIESGDDQVLALADKGVTGAEMAEAGQKVLAAGLKLSAMVILGLGGKELSHQHAVHTGQVISQINPTMLSALTLMLHEGTPLRSLVEQGRFQPLSPYEIILELKTMLEHTHLTKPSLFRCNHASNLVPLSGTLPQDKKKLLQDLEWLETAYKNKNNPMLNDTGLF
- a CDS encoding tripartite tricarboxylate transporter substrate binding protein — encoded protein: MRKWLTFFVAVMLIVSLVVAGCGGSQTAKKEEVKYPAKPIKLIIPFAAGGGTDAVGRAFAETLKGILNQDVVVVNKTGGGGAVGMFEGLKAKTDGYTLTMITREVVSLPLQGQAPFKISDFRLIANVNTDPAVIVVSTGSKYQTIEDLLAGLKANPNQLNFAASVTPNFYAIQFTEATGVEFVTIPFAGAAPAITEILVGGAEFGIYGPGEVKAQIDDGKLRPLAVMADKRFDGLKDVPTLKEKGIDAVTCTYRGIAVPPGTPDAVVKVLEDAAAKAVQDPKFVDFMNKSFLGIDYKDAVAYKTFLENDVKELGPIIEAGKKK
- a CDS encoding YnfA family protein, whose product is MEVIKSVAYFLIAGLFEIGGGYLMWLWLREGKGYHYGVVGALILVLYGIVPTLQPANFGRVYAAYGGIFIVLSLLWGWKVDHVLPDRFDVIGGFIALIGVLIIMYWPRS
- a CDS encoding Na/Pi cotransporter family protein, with protein sequence MRVLMLILIGIGLLLSGLFCMRFGLKQMLSHKIKHYFQQVTVTPWRGLLVGTAAAAIMQSSTAVSLITIGLVGAEYLTFYQSLGVILGANIGTCTTVQLMTLSISRKFLFPFLIFCIIIMLALRKLRYPALSVAGLGFILLGLDFLSIAVNEMIRIDSIILDLLTKYHRNPLYGIAAGVIITLIFQSSSAATGVLIVLAERGLIDMTTAAYIVYGNNIGSCISSVIVGAAAPLAAKRVAAAHIVLNILGVMIFLPVTHLLTLSAAYLVPDFPGQIALIHALFNILSSLIVLPFIRQYADFIASLIPK
- the kdpC gene encoding potassium-transporting ATPase subunit KdpC; protein product: MFRQTLSAAVILVALTIITGLIYPLVMTGVAQTVFPDQANGSVIVRDGVSIGSELIGQNFTSPKYFHSRPSTAGKDGYDGANSSGSNLGPTNQNLMDAVKGKAQNVREENGLPEGAGVPSDLALASGSGLDPHITPAAAYIQVERVARVRDLTVDAVRQLVDRHVEGRQWGIFGEPRINVLELNLALDALRETAVR
- the kdpA gene encoding potassium-transporting ATPase subunit KdpA, whose amino-acid sequence is MADIVLFGLFLAVVLLLAWPLGNYMAKVFIMEKTFLDPVLQPLERLIYRLAGINPEQEMNWRQYTAALLLFNVLGAILVFLIQVLQGSLFWNPAGLNSVSPWHLAFNTAVSFMTNTNWQSYGGESTMSYFTQMTALTVQNFVSAAVGVAVAIALIRGLTRKAASTIGNFWVDLVRSIFRVLLPLSIVFTLIFVQQGAIQNLSPYLTLQTLEGTEQTLAMGPVASQEAPKLLGTNGGGFFNANSAHPFENPTPFTNFLQVTGIFLIPAALVLTFGRMAGQRQGYTILATMVLLFALMLAGTYLSELNGNLILAGLGLDGPTAMEGKEVRFGVGGSVLFATVTTAASCGAVNAMHDSFTPLGGLFPLLQMQLGEVIFGGVSAGFYGILLYIILSMFIVGLLVGRTPEYLGKKIEAREIRMATLGILLPAVSILTSSAVAAATDLGISSVLNPGPHGLSEITYAFASAAGNNGSAFGGLSANTPFYNLMLAMGMLIGRFGVILPVLALAGDMAEKKISPPGPGTFPTTGWLFVALLAGVILIVGALTFLPVLTLGPIAEHLLMLHGTTF